The [Clostridium] celerecrescens 18A genomic sequence GGCGGTTACGGACATACCTCTTCTCTCTATATCAATGTAAATGAAAAAGAGAAAATGGATAAGCATGCAGCGGCTATGAAGACCTGCCGTATACTTGTGAATACCCCATCTTCTCACGGCGGTATCGGCGATATTTACAACTTCAAGCTTCAGCCATCCCTGACTCTGGGCTGTGGTTCCTGGGGCGGAAACTCTGTTTCTGAAAACGTTGGGGTAAAGCATTTGCTGAATATTAAGACCGTTGCTGAGAGGAGAGAGAACATGCTGTGGTTCAGAAATCCGGAAAAGGTTTACTTTAAAAAAGGTTGTATGCCTGTCGCGCTTAGCGAATTAAAGGATGTATATAACAAAAAGAGAGCATTCATAGTAACAGACTCCTTCCTTTACATGAACGGTTATACCAAACCGATTACAGATAAATTAGATGAAATGGGCATTGTTTATACCGTATTCTCTGATGTCCAGCCAGACCCGACCCTTGCAAATGCCCAGGCAGGAGCAGCGGCTATGAAGGCATTCCAGCCGGATACCATTATCGCCTTAGGTGGTGGTTCAGCCATGGACGCAGCTAAGATCATGTGGGTAATGTATGAGCATCCTGAGGTGGATTTCCAGGATATGGCCATGCGCTTTATGGATATCCGTAAGAGAGTCTATACATTCCCTAAGATGGGTGAAAAGGCTTACTTCGTAGCAATCCCAACTTCTTCCGGTACTGGTTCTGAGGTAACCTCTTTTGCGGTTATTACGGATCAGGAAACAGGGGTGAAATATCCGCTTGCAGACTATGAATTAATGCCGAATATGGCTATCGTTGATGCAGACAATATGATGAGCCAGCCTAAGGGCCTTACAAGTGCTTCTGGTATTGACGTTATGACTCATGCATTGGAGGCTTATGCTTCTATCATGGCTTCTGATTATACCGATGGTCTTGCACTTAAATCAATGAAAAATGTATTTAACTATCTGCCTATCGCATACAATGACGGAACCAATGTAGAGGCCAGATGTAAGATGGCAGATGCTTCCTGCATGGCCGGTATGGCATTTAATAACGCATTCTTAGGTGTTTGCCATTCCATGGCTCATAAATTAGGAGCTTATCATCACCTTCCACATGGTGTAGCAAATGCCTTACTGATCACCTTGGTTATGGAATTCAATGCTTGTGAAGTTCCAACGAAGATGGGAACCTTCCCACAGTATGAGTATCCTCATACCCTTGCTAGATATGCAGAGTGTGCACGTTTCTGTGGTATCGAAGGTAAGGATGATGCAGATCTGCTTAAGAAATTCATTGTTAAGATTGAAGAATTAAAGAAGGCAGTAGGAATTAAGGCAACCATTAAGGAATACGGAATAGATGAGAAGCACTTCCTGGAGACTCTGGATGAAATGGTTGAGAATGCATTTGACGACCAGTGTACAGGTGCAAACCCGAGATATCCTCTTATGAGTGAAATCAAGGAAATGTATTTAAAGGCTTACTATGGTAAATAAGTTTCAATAGGTGGCAAAAGGCCGTACCCGAATTTCGGGGCGGCCTTTTGATTTTTTATTTTATGACCTTTCCATTTTTGAAAAGAAGAATCATTTCATGGGTCAGGCTTAAATTAGTGAAATCATCAGGGATATCCTCAGGAGCCATCCAGTCGGCTGTGGATAATTCTGTTTCATCCAGGCGGACCTGTGGAGAACCATCCAGCTCAGCCCAGTATCCGACTAAAATGGAATCGCTGAATCCCCATGGCTGGTTTTTATAATAGCGGATATTTTTGACCCGGAGCCCTACTTCCTCCATCACTTCCCGGTTTACCGTTTCTTCCAGGGTTTCTCCGAATTCTGTATAACCTGCAATCAGGGCGTACCGGGTATATTCCCTTCCGGCATACTTAGTCAGCAGAAGCTTTCCGTTGTACGTGACAGCAACAATGACGGCTGGAGCAATCTTTGGGTAAACGGTATTGCCGCAGGAGGAACAGACCATGGATCTTTCTTTTTTACTTTTCATCATAGGAGAGCCACAGCAGCCGCAGAACCGGTTGGAGCCGTAAAACCGGTGCAGCTGTCCTGCGGAAATAGCCGCAAAGGACACCCACATAGGCTTTAGATCCCTTATGATGCCTGTTTCATAAAAGTTAAGTGAATCTGTTTCTGTCAGGGTAACTGCTGTTTCATCTATAAGAAAAAAATCCATATGGTCAATGGAAAAAAGATAGTCAGAGCAGGACATGGCATCCTTGCTCTGGCTTTTTAAATCTTCAAACTGAGGGATTCTTTTGGAAGTCCTGTGATTAAGAAGGAGACTGCCATCCTGGAAATAAAGAAAATAACTGTCCATGCCAGGTGTTTTTATATGAAATTCGTTATGGAAAACATGGGGGAAAATATCCTGAATCATCTGTGAGTAACACCGTTCAGTAAGCCGAATGGAAACTGAACTTCCTTTCTGAATATTTGTGTTGGGGCATTGTAACTATTTTAAGTTTCAAAAGGTTTCCTGTCAAGACATAAGGAAATGTTAACGCTGAAAAGCCGGCGCTTTTATAGGCGCCGGCCGGTCAGGAATCTTTTTCATTACCGTGATACAGCTTTTCGAATAGGAATTCCGGTGATAACAGCAATAACTGTAAGTATAATGTCCTTTGGAACAAATGCCACTATGGAATAGGAAAATACGGCTGATACCGACATATCTCCGGATAATGCAGCCCATTGAAGGCCTCCGATGGCTTCATCAATGAGAGTTCCAAGAATCGGAAGGAGAAATATAAGGATTGTGTTTAGAAGCTTGCTGCCGGTTTTCGGCCTGATGCCGCAGAGGAGTACCATAATAAGCCAGCCCCATTTGTATCCCCCCGTAAGATCCAGCAAGAATTGGATGCCTCCCCGGAAGTTTGAAAAGACCGGCAGGCCTACAGCGCCTAAGAGGATGTAAATCAGAGTTGCTAAAAAGCCTAGTTTCCATCCTAACACGGTTCCTATAAGTGCCACTCCAAAGATCTGGATGGTTATGGGAACACCTGTTGGCATAGGGATAGATAATTGGGATATTACGGCAAGAACAGCCGCGAACATCCCGGCCAGGACCAGTTCCTTTGTGGTTATCCGATTTGCGGATGAGCTCTTTGTTTGAAACGATTTTGCTGTATTCATAAGATCATGCTCCCTTATCTGGTATAAAATTCTATTGGCATGGTAACACATGCTGGATCAATTGTCAACCATTAATTAATTATAGGTTAACAATTAAAAACGGTTACAAGAATTTTTTTTCAAAACTAAGATAATATAACCAAATTGTAACCAACGGTCTATATACTGAATAAATAGAAAATACAGCTTTTGGCTTATCTATAGATTTTAACATGAAGATAGAAATAAATTAGGAGGATAAAGTATGAATGGTGCAGTGAAAAAAGTGCATCGCTTAAAAAGGGTAATTGCCTGGTTGCTGACAGCTGCGATTGTTTCCGGAAATATATCACAGCTTACAGTTACTACTGCATATGCCTCTGAGACTGCAGAGCGAAGAAGTGAATCTTTCTTCAATGCAGGGAAAGCATCTCCGTCGGAAGCAACTCTATCGGAAGCAACACCGTCTGAAGCGGCAAGGATTATTGACGTCCAAGTCACTCAGTCAGCCATTGAAAAGGTTCTTAAAAAGGATTTTGACAGAAGACCGGAATTAAAGGAAGATCTGATTCCTTTTGAAGGGGATCAAAAGGATCTGGTCATAGAAAAATTATATGAAGAACTTGAAGGAAAGACTCTGGTACTCCAGAAAAAGATTGGAAAAGCCATGTATCTTGTGGTGGTATCCGATACCCTGGAGGGAGAACCATTTTTCGAAGCCGATGAATCCGAGCGGATCAGGCAGGAACTATTCCTCAAGAATATTCAGATTATTGGTGTCAACGGTTATAAAGACCGGGATTGTGAATTCAGGCTGCGGATCATTGGCGATGATTTTATGATCACAGACGCCCAGATGGAAGAATTTGCAGTGATAGGGGAACGTTCAAAAACTTCCGAACAGCCATCCTCAACCGGGAAACAATCCGGAGGGAGTTCCCAGAGTACCGGGACCAAGGAAACAGCTGCTGTAACAGAGGAAGAGACCAAGGCTCAGGAGACGGATCCGGAAGAAACCGAGATCCAGGAAACCGAGGTTAAGGAAAACAGTGAGGCTGATAAGAATGTTTCGGAGACGGCTGAAGAAACACAAAGCAAGACAGAGGATGGGAAAGAGTCTAAAGCGGAAGAGCATTCCAGGGAAGCAACAGAAAAATCAGAGAATACAGTCAAGGAGGAGGATTCCAATTTTGAAGGATCCGGGGAAGATTTGTCTGTAAGCAGCCTGAGCATTAAAGGATTCTCCGTATCAAGGCATGATGTCCCTGTGCTTTTCAGTACTGAAAATACACCGGCAACAGCTTCTGAAGCAGATATTGATGATTCCGTCAATAATGATGCTGAACTTGTTTCTGTAGGGGATACGAAGATCCTGTCTGAAGAGGAACGGGCAGCCCTGATGGGAACAGATATGGCCACTTTAAATGGAGAGGAAAAGAAGATAAATTTATTATCATTTCTCAGCCAGCCATCCTTTGGTATGGTAGTTCACAGCTATGGAATGACCCTGCTTAATACCGAGGTGGACAGTGAAGGAAAGCTTAGTCCTTATGAAACGGCTCTGACTTATTATGGGCCAGATGCTGCGGATAAGAAGGAAGCGGTTGAAGTAAATCTCTCACAAAGCAAGACCGGTTCCATAAAGGCAGGAATTTTATATACCTATACAATCACCTATACCATGCAGGCAGCACCTCTGTATGAATATGCTGCAGGAGGAAAGCTTTCTCTGTTTGATTCCTATGAGAATGCAAAAATCCTATTTACGGTTCCTGACGGCATTGCTATAGAAGAGCAGCCCGGAAAAGTTAAGCTGGTATCTTCTGATGGTGAAGGAAAAGTTTATGAAATCAGCGTGGGAGATGAGCAGAATGTGATCCGTTCAGGCAAATCAGACAGTATAACCATGAATGCCTATATTGACGGAAACGGAAAAAGAGCGGTTGGTGAGGAATTTACACTGACTCAGGACAGCGTGGCTTTCTATGCTGACGTTAAGGTAGCGGATAAGACAGATAAGGAACATGTGACTTATCCGGGAAATATTGAAACAATTACTCATGCGGAGCAGCCGGGGGATACCACAATGACTCTCGTGTCCGATGATGCATGGCATATTAAAAAAAGTGTAAGCCCTGCGGATAACTCTTATACCGTGGTAAGAGACAACGCAGGAAACCCTGAATTTGTGGACATTACCTATTTGATTGAAGTAGGTATGTATGGAAGCTCAGGCGATATATCCAGAGATCCGGGCGGAACGATTTACCAGACTTATGGCCGCACCGGTTTTAAGGAGGACTCTTATAAGATTACAGACTCTCTTAAGATTCTCACGGAGCATGCGCCTGAGGCCATGAAGCCCATTTCCGTAACAGCAACATGGGGAGATGGTTCTGATGTCCATGTGATTAACAATGAGGATGGGTCGATTACCATTGATCGATTTAAAACCCAGGGACAAAATGAGGCTGATCATATTTATGTGTCGGATCAGGCACCTACCTACAGCTCCTATCTGGTAACAGCACGCTATCCTTATGTACCGTTTTTACTGAAATACAATGATGAGCGCGTAGGGAACAAGTCTGTATTTACCGTCAACAATAAGGCTCATCTGGAATATGTAAAGCTGGGAGAAGATCAGCAGGTGACAGAAGATTCTGATGTGAATGTTGCGGTCCATGAAGTCAATAAGCCTGCAGTTATCAAAATAAAGAAAGAAATTGATGAGGGCCTTGGCTATACCCAGAAATATGGATTGGCCATGGAAAAAGAATATCCCGGGCTGGCTGGTTTCGAGATCTATTTTCTGGATTCTGACAACAGCTTAACGCATTATGATAATTATACGGTGATAGACAGTCATAGTAAGAAAATTAACAATAATAACATTGCAGTCAATCCTTCAAACGAAGAAACGGAAAGCGGATACTACGCGACGGGGGACGATGGCTATATCCAGATCCAGGTGGATCCGGGAACCTATGTGATCAAAGAGAAGTCAAATCCTGTTGGAACACAATTCAGTTCTGCAAAGGTGGGAACAAATGCCGTTGTGAGTGGAGATGATATTAAGGTCACCTTAAAGGCTGATGAAAGAACAGAGATCACGGTAGTAAACGAAGTCATTGGAAAAGGAGCTATTGAGTTTTATAAGAAGGCCCGTACCTGGACCAGCGCAGATCTTAGTGAATCAAATTTAGCTGCTTTGTATGGAGCAGAATTCACTCTTTATCAAAAGAACGAAGATGGAAGTCTTTCAGCGGTTAAAAACGTAAAATCAGATAACAAGGGATATGCGTTGTTTAAGCCTGTTACGCCTGGCGATTACATTGTGAGAGAAAAAAGTGCCAATGGTTATATCCTTGACAATCATGATTATCAAGTGACCGTAGAGGCTGGTAAGACATCACCTGTAAAAACCGGGAATAACATCCTTATCAACACGTTAAATGAAGCAAAGGTAAATGTAACAAAGTGGATGCAGGATGACAAGGGTGATTATATAAAAGTACCTGGGGCCTACAGAGGAGACTTTAACAATAAGTTCTGGTTTGAGGAGAATGTGGGCGGAGCATGGAAAAAAGTGAGCATTGGTTCTAAAACTACATACTCTCTTGATAACGCAAGCCAGTTTACTGCGACTCTTCCAGTTTGCGATGGTAGCGGCCAAATAATTGAGTACCGCGTCGTAGAGGCAGTTCCCGAAGGGTATACCGACGGAAATGGAAACAAAGACGGTTTTTCACAGGAAACGAAGGAGAATAAGACTTACATTTATAAGACATTTTCTCTTGAAGCTTTAAAGATGACTCAGCTAGATTTAAAAAATAATAAGGGAGGTACCTTAAAGCTTCAAAAGGAAGCCTGGTCCATTAACAGCAATAGCCTGAATAAGAATGCTGCGAGAAGCGGATTTCAGTTTAACCTTTATTATAAAGTTGGGAATGACTTTACTGAAGTATTGCCCCAAAAGGTCTATACAACAGATGGCAATGGAGAAATTCTGGTAAAAGGCCTTGATGTTACAAAGGAATACTACTGGTCTGAGATTAACAGCAGCGGAAGGCTGGAACCAGAGGATTCTGCTAAGACGGTTATTTTAGAGAATCAGGTTTTCATCGGTCCTTATAAGGTGACCAGAGAAAGTGATACCACTGTAAAGGCCTATAACATTCCTCAGAAGATTCCTTACTGGCTTTACAAGGTTGATATCACAGATAATAAAAATCCAATAACAGCAAAATTTAAAATTACGAGAGATGCCGATAAGAAAGTGATTTTCAACGGTGCGGTATCCAATAAGGGGACATATGTTATTCTTGATCCCGGAACAGACTATATCATCGAAGAGACAGCAGCTCCTGTTAATTTTGTAAAAGGAAATGACATTAAGATAACAACTCCAAATGGGCCTGTTCTAAAAGCAGATCTGGAACGGTGGTTTTCCCAGGGAAACATGGAGACTCGCCGGACCTTTGAAAATAAGCCATATAAATCCATTTCCATCAAGAAGACACAATACGATGAAAACGGAACGGCAAATAAAAGTGCAGTAATACCATTTGATGTCTATGTAAAGAACGGCAGTGTCTTTACAATTGCAGGCAGTTTAAATTCCAGTGTTTCAACTCAGCTTGCTCCTGGATCGTATTACTTTAAAGAAGTTGTTCCAAGTGGTAATATCAATCCTTATTATTTGCTTTCTGACGCTGGGAAAGCACAAGGTACCCATCCAGGTGATCCTGGTTATGAGATTTCCGGAACCGATGTATATTATGGACCGGTCACCATAACCGCAGCATCTAAAAGCAACGAAAAGAATCTGGATCTCTATCTGGCAGAAACAAATAAGCCGTTAGAAAATTATAAGGATCATGGAAAAGTAACGGTCACCAAAAAAGATGCTCTGAAGGATATCACTGTGAACGGGGCAGTTTTTGGTATTTTTAAAGCGGAAGGGTTTGATGTAAATAATTGGGAAAATAGCATTCAGAATCCGATTCAGACGGCAACTACCAGCGGGAGCGGTCAGGCAACCTTTGACAGCACAAGTCTTAAGATCTTCGACACCGATGGGAGCAGGATTGCTTATGTTATTGCTGAAATAACACCGCCGGACAGATATCTGCCCTCCCATGAAATTTTAACGACTACTTTAATGGAAGGCAAAGTCATCACTACGGTCAATGGCGATACAAACGGTAGTCCGCTTGTTATTAAGAACGAACCCAAGCTGACCATCCGCACCCAGAAATATTGGAGAGATGGATGGAATTATCAATTCTATCCGGTGGATCATGTTCTTGGAAATGTAAAACTGGCCCTCTATAAAGTAAATGCAGACGGCATCACAGCAGACTACGTGAAAACAGAAACCACCAATACCTATGACGGGATTGCAACCTTCTATGATATTAACCGGAATGATACCTACTATGTGATTGAGGTTCGGGTTCCCACTAAGGAAGAGACCGGCTTTGGTTTTGATCTGAATATGAAGGATAAAACACCTTTGGCAGAAGGTAACAGCGAACCGCCAAAAACCCTTTCTGTTTCAGATTTAGAAGCAGGTACGTACAATGCAGTGAAATATACGGGTAAGGATCTTGCAGAAACAGCAGACTCTTTAATCCAGAATACCGATCCACTTTATAATTATAAGCCATGGGTTCAGTTTAATATATTAAAAACCTGTGATGGAAAGGCATTTGACGGAACTTCTCATTCAGCGGAAAATGTCAACGGAGCCCAATTTACCCTTTATAAGATGATGGGGGATGAGAAAGACCTGTCAGGAATCCGTTTAGAAGATTTGGCTGATGAAAGCCTGTTTGAGAAGGTAGACAGCTATGAGAGCGGCACCCGGATCAATCCGAAGACAGGAATCAGGGCAGACGGAGAATTTGATACCGCTATTTTGGAAACCGGTAAGGTATACTGGCTGGTCGAGGTTCAGGCAGCACCAGG encodes the following:
- the adhE gene encoding bifunctional acetaldehyde-CoA/alcohol dehydrogenase; protein product: MAKKEEQVRIPDIIDSVDALIAKMEAMREAQRVFASFTQEQVDKIFYEAASAANKLRIPLAKMAVEETGMGVVEDKVIKNNYAAEYIFNTYKDTKTCGVIEEDKAYGIKKIAEPIGLVAAVIPTTNPTSTAIFKTLISLKTRNAIMISPHPRAKNSTIAAAKVVLDAAVKAGAPEGIIGWIDVPSLELTNEVMRSADIILATGGPGMVKAAYSSGKPALGVGAGNTPVIIDDTADIKMAVSSIIHSKTFDNGMICASEQSVTVLEPIYDAVKKEFAARGCYFLKEDELNKVRKTIIINGALNAKIVGQKAHTIAKLAGVEVPESAKILIGEVESVNIEEEFAHEKLSPVLAMYKAKTFDEAIEKAEQLVADGGYGHTSSLYINVNEKEKMDKHAAAMKTCRILVNTPSSHGGIGDIYNFKLQPSLTLGCGSWGGNSVSENVGVKHLLNIKTVAERRENMLWFRNPEKVYFKKGCMPVALSELKDVYNKKRAFIVTDSFLYMNGYTKPITDKLDEMGIVYTVFSDVQPDPTLANAQAGAAAMKAFQPDTIIALGGGSAMDAAKIMWVMYEHPEVDFQDMAMRFMDIRKRVYTFPKMGEKAYFVAIPTSSGTGSEVTSFAVITDQETGVKYPLADYELMPNMAIVDADNMMSQPKGLTSASGIDVMTHALEAYASIMASDYTDGLALKSMKNVFNYLPIAYNDGTNVEARCKMADASCMAGMAFNNAFLGVCHSMAHKLGAYHHLPHGVANALLITLVMEFNACEVPTKMGTFPQYEYPHTLARYAECARFCGIEGKDDADLLKKFIVKIEELKKAVGIKATIKEYGIDEKHFLETLDEMVENAFDDQCTGANPRYPLMSEIKEMYLKAYYGK
- the nudC gene encoding NAD(+) diphosphatase; protein product: MIQDIFPHVFHNEFHIKTPGMDSYFLYFQDGSLLLNHRTSKRIPQFEDLKSQSKDAMSCSDYLFSIDHMDFFLIDETAVTLTETDSLNFYETGIIRDLKPMWVSFAAISAGQLHRFYGSNRFCGCCGSPMMKSKKERSMVCSSCGNTVYPKIAPAVIVAVTYNGKLLLTKYAGREYTRYALIAGYTEFGETLEETVNREVMEEVGLRVKNIRYYKNQPWGFSDSILVGYWAELDGSPQVRLDETELSTADWMAPEDIPDDFTNLSLTHEMILLFKNGKVIK
- a CDS encoding biotin transporter BioY; translated protein: MNTAKSFQTKSSSANRITTKELVLAGMFAAVLAVISQLSIPMPTGVPITIQIFGVALIGTVLGWKLGFLATLIYILLGAVGLPVFSNFRGGIQFLLDLTGGYKWGWLIMVLLCGIRPKTGSKLLNTILIFLLPILGTLIDEAIGGLQWAALSGDMSVSAVFSYSIVAFVPKDIILTVIAVITGIPIRKAVSR